In the genome of Kineosporia sp. NBRC 101731, one region contains:
- a CDS encoding TetR/AcrR family transcriptional regulator yields the protein MAAGDERPARREGRGRGSGKFEQRRTELADAALKTLSELGYARTSLREIAQNSEFSHGVLHYYFIDKVDLITQCVRQYKNRCMCRYDDIVAAATTGSQLRHDFALAMAESMVQDADLHRLWYDLRSQSMFDDAFRADVSAIDTGLQDMTWRVATRIGELASVPLPFGAEVIYGLLDGLFQQALLRHCGGDATASDYLIGAIDEVMARFMPLAPV from the coding sequence GTGGCAGCCGGTGACGAAAGACCTGCACGCCGCGAGGGCCGGGGGCGCGGAAGTGGGAAATTCGAGCAACGTCGCACCGAACTCGCCGACGCCGCTCTGAAAACTCTCTCGGAACTGGGATATGCACGCACCAGTCTGCGGGAGATAGCCCAGAATTCTGAGTTCTCGCACGGAGTGCTGCATTACTACTTCATCGACAAGGTCGATCTGATCACCCAGTGCGTGCGCCAGTACAAGAATCGGTGCATGTGCCGGTACGACGACATCGTCGCGGCCGCCACCACCGGGTCTCAGCTGCGGCACGATTTCGCCCTGGCGATGGCCGAGTCGATGGTGCAGGACGCCGACCTGCACCGGCTCTGGTACGACCTGCGCTCGCAGTCGATGTTCGACGACGCGTTCCGCGCCGACGTGTCCGCGATCGATACCGGATTGCAAGACATGACCTGGCGCGTCGCGACCCGCATCGGTGAACTCGCGTCCGTACCGCTGCCGTTCGGCGCCGAAGTGATCTACGGTCTGCTGGACGGCCTGTTCCAGCAGGCACTGCTACGGCACTGTGGTGGCGATGCAACGGCGTCCGACTACCTGATCGGGGCCATCGACGAGGTGATGGCGAGGTTCATGCCGCTGGCGCCGGTTTGA